In one Bombyx mori chromosome 22, ASM3026992v2 genomic region, the following are encoded:
- the LOC119630245 gene encoding uncharacterized protein LOC119630245, protein MPAKFLTAGRFLADRYSDPALDAVATHLSVRPSLGALGQLFTNLHHPVEPSASPIRLGKADTAQDNQDPIPQKPYQGTYHECIGRHTDGEHSPQLGNGHPARRLSIDGGVLRVVWRMPNGESACWRSSAELRPLVSARSRHWCLCWRHGRTGDTLDPESHKEWEQTAYSKLEDELPTWENFKDFLQSRYRTLELVLSVSGTCSSRDKPVRERSHLLTATATTSQPNERTCVLCKEKHTLCHCKNFTKLQPEERADYVKTNNLCFNCLVPGHSAYQCKLQMSCRLCRRRHHTLLHRHQDSAQTEEKNQPSASHHGVEEKEEVINSMVASHHRTKQSTALLATAMVLTRNEHNQTVVLRALVDQGSQASFLSEKAAQTLKLTRQSARGSIIGVGSTRTNVDHVVQLKIGSRWNPSFEINIQAYVMSKQLTTKIPSKAVTVTHWPHLEGLNLADPDYYQPGSIDLLLGVKEYAQIVQPTLIKGPPGSPCAQETNLGWILFGEIDNSRENESFLVLHHQVHIDHMLKSLWEIDNDKKRILTKEEKLCETIYESTHTRNSEGRYLVRLPFNTNNPISIEGNTKEIARKRLLQLERRFKKETKLKEDYTKVMQEYIKANYMEEIPKNEINERKSVYLPHHAVVHADRETSKTRVVFDASAKGSNCVSLNDELLVGPQLQENLRNILMRSRLHRVCYASDIQKMYLQILLYEEDADRYQRLLWRENDTDPIKEYRMLRVTFGTAAAPHLAVRTLHQVADDEGRNHPMAVRIIKEDFYMDDLMSGESSAPEAIKRAQEVDNILQKGGFVLSKWSSNSAEFLKSIEPNKRTSRAQLDFKLDGNVQALGLIWNLGTDQFQYKVNLPASFGRESCRHRVAGHAAGGLETERVVVDRA, encoded by the exons GAATGTATAGGACGACATACCGACGGAGAACACAGTCCTCAACTCGGGAACGGACACCCGGCCCGTCGGTTGTCGAtcgatggaggcgtgctgcgcgtggTCTGGCGTATGCCAAATGGAGAGAGCGCTTGCTGGAGGAGCTCGGCCGAACTTCGGCCACTCGTCAGCGCACGCTCGAGGCACTGGTGcctgtgctggaggcatggtcggacCGGCGACACG TTAGACCCGGAGTCTCACAAAGAATGGGAGCAGACAGCTTATTCAAAATTAGAGGACGAACTACCAACTTGGGAGAATTTTAAGGATTTCCTGCAGTCAAGATACcgtaccttagaacttgtattgtCCGTGTCAGGGACTTGTAGCAGCCGTGACAAACCTGTAAGAGAACGTTCACATTTACTAACTGCCACAGCCACCACGTCACAGCCAAATGAAAGAACTTGCGTGCTCTGTAAAGAAAAACATACATTATGTCATTGTAAGAATTTTACCAAACTGCAACCTGAAGAAAGAGCTGATTATGTCAAGACCAACAATCTGTGTTTTAACTGTTTGGTGCCTGGGCATTCTGCTTACCAGTGTAAGTTACAAATGTCCTGTCGCTTATGTAGAAGACGGCATCACACTCTTCTCCACCGCCATCAAGACTCGGCACAAACTGAGGAAAAGAATCAACCGAGTGCATCTCACCACGGGGTAGAAGAGAAAGAAGAGGTTATAAATAGCATGGTGGCGTCACATCACAGAACTAAGCAAAGTACAGCACTACTAGCCACAGCCATGGTTTTAACGAGGAACGAGCATAACCAAACCGTTGTTCTTCGTGCGCTAGTAGACCAAGGTTCGCAGGCTTCATTTTTAAGCGAGAAGGCGGCTCAAACGCTCAAACTTACCAGGCAATCAGCGAGAGGAAGTATTATCGGGGTGGGATCTACTAGGACTAATGTTGATCACGTGGTTCAACTTAAGATTGGCTCCCGCTGGAATCCAAGCTTCGAAATCAACATACAAGCATATGTTATGAGTAAACAGTTGACCACAAAGATCCCCTCCAAAGCTGTAACTGTCACACATTGGCCACATCTAGAAGGACTCAACCTGGCAGATCCAGACTACTACCAACCAGGTTCTATAGACTTACTTCTTGGTGTTAAAGAGTATGCACAGATTGTGCAACCAACACTTATTAAGGGCCCTCCAGGTTCTCCATGTGCCCAAGAAACCAACCTGGGGTGGATCCTCTTCGGAGAAATCGATAATAGCCGTGAAAATGAATCATTTCTGGTCCTTCATCATCAAGTCCATATAGATCATATGTTGAAATCCCTCTGGGAAATTGACAATGATAAAAAGagaatattaacaaaggaaGAAAAGCTATGTGAAACAATATATGAAAGCACACATACGAGAAATAGTGAAggaagatatctagtaaggctgccatttaatacaaataatccAATTTCGATTGAAGGAAATACGAAGGAAATAGCTAGAAAAAGGTTACTTCAACTAGAAAGAAGATTTAAGAAAGAAACTAAACTGAAAGAAGATTATACAAAGGTCATGCAAGAATACATAAAAGCTAACTACATGGAAGAAATACCtaagaatgaaataaatgagAGAAAATCAGTATACTTACCTCATCACGCCGTGGTACACGCAGACAGAGAAACTTCTAAGACACGCGTAGTATTTGATGCTTCAGCGAAGGGCTCTAACTGCGTTTCTCTAAACGATGAATTGCTTGTAGGTCCGCAACTGCAAGAGAACTTAAGGAACATACTTATGAGATCGAGATTACATCGTGTTTGCTATGCAAGTGATATACAAAAGATGTACCTGCAAATATTACTTTATGAAGAAGACGCCGATCGATATCAACGCCTTTTGTGGAGAGAGAATGATACAGACCCGATTAAAGAATATCGTATGCTTCGTGTTACATTTGGTACAGCGGCGGCCCCTCACCTGGCTGTAAGAACGCTTCACCAGGTAGCTGACGATGAGGGTCGAAATCATCCAATGGCTGTTCGAATTATTAAAGAAGATTTTTACATGGACGATCTAATGTCGGGGGAGAGCAGTGCTCCTGAAGCCATAAAGAGAGCACAAGAAGTAGATAATATTCTACAGAAAGGTGGATTTGTATTATCAAAATGGTCATCCAATTCTGCtgaatttttgaaatctatAGAACCAAACAAACGTACATCTCGAGCACAGTTGGATTTTAAATTAGATGGAAATGTACAAGCTCTAGGTTTGATCTGGAACCTGGGCACGGATCAGTTTCAGTACAAGGTTAACTTACCAGCAAG CTTCGGAAGAGAATCCTGCAGACATCGGGTCGCGGGGCATGCTGCTGGCGGACTTGAAACAGAAAGAGTTGTGGTGGACAGGGCCTAA
- the LOC101746241 gene encoding kinesin-like protein KIF18A isoform X2: MVKIEKRPVATGFKGSGGGIVPSKCGSTQNMAANIKVVVRVRPLNEKELDLNSRVVVDVVDDKMLVFDPKEEIRPFFYQGVQQPNKNFLKRANKELKFVFDNVCGQEASNKDVFETTTKDMLAALMEGYNCSVFVYGATGAGKTFTMIGSNEHPGITYLTMEHLFYTINQFEKEREFDIGVSYIEVYNENVYDLLKPSKTPLQLREDSKYGVMVAGLTLNNIKTARELLNMLENGNKNRTQHPTDANAESSRSHAVFQVYVKMRYKTSSQLRLVKLSMIDLAGSERASATGCVGERFKEGANINKSLLSLGNCINKLADGSNYIPYRDSKLTRLLKDSLGGNCKTVMIANVSPSSVSYEDTYNTLKYAARANKIQLSIKKNIVDGDMRLSQYVKINEELKKKVKELEAKLSLSSVKNVSKEPDMVKEKAIKEWRRRIIDCDSVHASLETELLNLMSRQRVLALRQRLRTRAFSHVADLAHRSSYEAMEQVCNEDIPRQERAAESYIKQTVHLDSQIMSTWTKWDDSRKRLHVVCNQAVSDFTELADFVENIHLKSELRHIKARDNLRYKLLSIENEEINAFTEYMSEMPSMLKKLYLTLKGYDKAPPALTAEYIEIMKKAKLAKAITWSDKDSEIDSNFKFISSLDIQKPTTAIDYDKKDEGNMTIDIMTDSDDLTDIENREPIKVLKRKGTPIKLPNNETILINDSFESLDATRNLNSAKKIKREKEFDIAPDIENYNVVDPNDLNSTFVLAGKMDALRKPIKTESKVEVQPVKRGLVDRTNTIQRTINFGDKAKLVKPVVGKAIPFRRPGPQPGAPRGPGFGSSLSRDGTPLQRNVQAVRARERVQNHPYSRPPALAARK; the protein is encoded by the exons ATGGTGAAAATAGAGAAGCGGCCCGTCGCTACGGGTTTTAAAGGCTCTGGTGGTGGAATAGTGCCGTCTAAATGCGGTTCTACACAAAACATGGCTGCGAACATCAAAGTTGTAGTGAGAGTACGTCCTTTGAACGAAAAAGAGTTGGATCTCAACAGTCGCGTTGTTGTAGACGTCGTAGATGACAAAATGTTAGTGTTTGACCCTAAGGAAGAGATCAGGCCATTCTTCTACCAGGGTGTACAGCAACCgaacaaaaactttttaaaacgtGCTAATAAAGAGTTGAAGTTTGTTTTTGATAATGTTTGTGGTCAAGAAGCATCGAATAAGGACGTTTTTGAAACTACAACGAAAGATATGCTTGCGGCTCTGATGGAAGGCTACAATTGTTCAGTATTTGTGTATGGCGCTACTGGTGCAGGGAAGACATTCACTATGATCGGCAGTAATGAGCACCCTGGCATAACTTACCTGACCATGGAACATCTGTTCTATACTATTAATCAGTTTGAAAAGGAGAGGGAATTTGATATAGGAGTCTCTTATATTGAa GTATACAATGAAAATGTATATGATCTCCTTAAACCTTCAAAAACTCCCTTGCAACTTCGAGAGGACTCAAAGTATGGTGTTATGGTTGCCGGTCTGACACTGAACAATATTAAAACAGCTAGGGAACTCCTTAACATGCTTGAAAATGGAAACAAGAACAGGACCCAGCATCCTACAGATGCAAATGCTGAGAGTTCAAGAAGTCATGCTGTTTTTCAG GTATATGTAAAAATGAGATACAAAACTAGCAGTCAACTACGTCTTGTTAAGCTATCAATGATTGATTTGGCTGGAAGTGAGCGAGCTTCTGCTACAGGTTGCGTGGGAGAGAGGTTTAAAGAAGGTGCCAATATCAACAAGAGTTTGCTATCGTTAGGCAATTgtattaataaactagctgaTGGAAGCAACTACATTCCGTACAG agaCTCAAAATTAACTCGGTTGCTAAAGGACAGCCTAGGTGGTAACTGTAAAACGGTGATGATAGCAAATGTATCTCCGTCAAGTGTCAGTTACGAAGATACATACAATACTCTCAAGTATGCAGCTAGAGCTAATAAGATTCAGCTCAGTATTAAGAAG AACATTGTTGACGGTGACATGCGCTTGTCACAATATGTGAAGATTAATGAAGAATTGAAAAAGAAAGTAAAAGAGTTGGAAGCCAAGCTGTCTTTGTCTAGCGTTAAAAATGTGTCAAAAGAACCTGACATGGTGAAGGAGAAAG cgATAAAGGAATGGCGGCGTCGCATCATTGACTGCGATTCTGTTCATGCTTCATTGGAGACCGAATTATTGAACTTGATGTCGAGACAACGGGTGCTGGCCTTGCGACAGCGTTTACGGACCAGAGCATTCTCGCATGTCGCCGATCTAGCGCATCGATCCTCCTACGAGGCAATGGAACag GTTTGCAATGAAGATATACCGAGGCAAGAAAGAGCAGCTGAAAGCTACATAAAACAAACGGTGCACTTAGATTCTCAGATAATGTCGACTTGGACTAAATGGGATGACAGTCGCAAGAGACTACATGTAGTATGCAATCAAGCTGTATCTGACTTCACTGAATTAGCTGATTTTGTGGAAAACATACATTTAAAGAGTGAACTTAGACATATAAAGGCTAGAGATAACCTCAGATACAAATTATTGTCCATTGAAAATGAAGAAATCAATGCCTTCACTGAATATATGAGCGAAATGCCAAGCATGCTTAAGAAATTATATCTAACATTAAAAGGCTATGACAAAGCACCCCCAGCTTTGACTGCTGAATATatagaaataatgaaaaaagcgAAATTAGCTAAGGCCATCACATGGTCTGACAAAGACAGTGAAATCGATTCTAATTTCAAATTCATATCGAGCCTAGATATACAGAAGCCAACAACCGCCATAGACTACGACAAGAAGGATGAAGGCAACATGACCATAGACATAATGACAGACAGTGATGATTTGACCGACATTGAAAACAGAGAGCCGATTAAAGTTCTTAAACGTAAAGGGACGCCAATTAAACTGCCAAATAATGAAACCATATTAATTAATGACTCCTTTGAAAGTTTGGATGCGACCAGAAATCTTAACTCAGCCAAGAAAATCAAAAGGGAGAAAGAATTTGACATTGCTCCTGATATTGAAAACTACAACGTAGTAGATCCTAACGATTTGAATTCTACCTTTGTGTTGGCGGGTAAAATGGACGCATTGAGGAAACCAATCAAGACCGAATCAAAAGTGGAAGTACAACCAGTCAAGAGAGGACTCGTGGATAGGACTAATACTATACAAAGGACAATTAACTTCGGTGATAAGG CTAAGCTAGTGAAACCCGTAGTGGGTAAAGCGATACCGTTCCGGCGGCCCGGCCCGCAGCCCGGCGCGCCGCGGGGGCCCGGCTTCGGGTCCAGCCTGTCCCGCGACGGAACTCCGCTGCAGAGGAACGTGCAAg CCGTCCGCGCGAGGGAGCGCGTGCAGAACCACCCCTACTCCAGGCCGCCCGCCCTCGCCGCCAGGAAGTGA
- the LOC101746241 gene encoding kinesin-like protein KIF18A isoform X1, whose product MVKIEKRPVATGFKGSGGGIVPSKCGSTQNMAANIKVVVRVRPLNEKELDLNSRVVVDVVDDKMLVFDPKEEIRPFFYQGVQQPNKNFLKRANKELKFVFDNVCGQEASNKDVFETTTKDMLAALMEGYNCSVFVYGATGAGKTFTMIGSNEHPGITYLTMEHLFYTINQFEKEREFDIGVSYIEVYNENVYDLLKPSKTPLQLREDSKYGVMVAGLTLNNIKTARELLNMLENGNKNRTQHPTDANAESSRSHAVFQVYVKMRYKTSSQLRLVKLSMIDLAGSERASATGCVGERFKEGANINKSLLSLGNCINKLADGSNYIPYRDSKLTRLLKDSLGGNCKTVMIANVSPSSVSYEDTYNTLKYAARANKIQLSIKKNIVDGDMRLSQYVKINEELKKKVKELEAKLSLSSVKNVSKEPDMVKEKAIKEWRRRIIDCDSVHASLETELLNLMSRQRVLALRQRLRTRAFSHVADLAHRSSYEAMEQVCNEDIPRQERAAESYIKQTVHLDSQIMSTWTKWDDSRKRLHVVCNQAVSDFTELADFVENIHLKSELRHIKARDNLRYKLLSIENEEINAFTEYMSEMPSMLKKLYLTLKGYDKAPPALTAEYIEIMKKAKLAKAITWSDKDSEIDSNFKFISSLDIQKPTTAIDYDKKDEGNMTIDIMTDSDDLTDIENREPIKVLKRKGTPIKLPNNETILINDSFESLDATRNLNSAKKIKREKEFDIAPDIENYNVVDPNDLNSTFVLAGKMDALRKPIKTESKVEVQPVKRGLVDRTNTIQRTINFGDKAKLVKPVVGKAIPFRRPGPQPGAPRGPGFGSSLSRDGTPLQRNVQDASRTKTNVTQKSVGFKAVRARERVQNHPYSRPPALAARK is encoded by the exons ATGGTGAAAATAGAGAAGCGGCCCGTCGCTACGGGTTTTAAAGGCTCTGGTGGTGGAATAGTGCCGTCTAAATGCGGTTCTACACAAAACATGGCTGCGAACATCAAAGTTGTAGTGAGAGTACGTCCTTTGAACGAAAAAGAGTTGGATCTCAACAGTCGCGTTGTTGTAGACGTCGTAGATGACAAAATGTTAGTGTTTGACCCTAAGGAAGAGATCAGGCCATTCTTCTACCAGGGTGTACAGCAACCgaacaaaaactttttaaaacgtGCTAATAAAGAGTTGAAGTTTGTTTTTGATAATGTTTGTGGTCAAGAAGCATCGAATAAGGACGTTTTTGAAACTACAACGAAAGATATGCTTGCGGCTCTGATGGAAGGCTACAATTGTTCAGTATTTGTGTATGGCGCTACTGGTGCAGGGAAGACATTCACTATGATCGGCAGTAATGAGCACCCTGGCATAACTTACCTGACCATGGAACATCTGTTCTATACTATTAATCAGTTTGAAAAGGAGAGGGAATTTGATATAGGAGTCTCTTATATTGAa GTATACAATGAAAATGTATATGATCTCCTTAAACCTTCAAAAACTCCCTTGCAACTTCGAGAGGACTCAAAGTATGGTGTTATGGTTGCCGGTCTGACACTGAACAATATTAAAACAGCTAGGGAACTCCTTAACATGCTTGAAAATGGAAACAAGAACAGGACCCAGCATCCTACAGATGCAAATGCTGAGAGTTCAAGAAGTCATGCTGTTTTTCAG GTATATGTAAAAATGAGATACAAAACTAGCAGTCAACTACGTCTTGTTAAGCTATCAATGATTGATTTGGCTGGAAGTGAGCGAGCTTCTGCTACAGGTTGCGTGGGAGAGAGGTTTAAAGAAGGTGCCAATATCAACAAGAGTTTGCTATCGTTAGGCAATTgtattaataaactagctgaTGGAAGCAACTACATTCCGTACAG agaCTCAAAATTAACTCGGTTGCTAAAGGACAGCCTAGGTGGTAACTGTAAAACGGTGATGATAGCAAATGTATCTCCGTCAAGTGTCAGTTACGAAGATACATACAATACTCTCAAGTATGCAGCTAGAGCTAATAAGATTCAGCTCAGTATTAAGAAG AACATTGTTGACGGTGACATGCGCTTGTCACAATATGTGAAGATTAATGAAGAATTGAAAAAGAAAGTAAAAGAGTTGGAAGCCAAGCTGTCTTTGTCTAGCGTTAAAAATGTGTCAAAAGAACCTGACATGGTGAAGGAGAAAG cgATAAAGGAATGGCGGCGTCGCATCATTGACTGCGATTCTGTTCATGCTTCATTGGAGACCGAATTATTGAACTTGATGTCGAGACAACGGGTGCTGGCCTTGCGACAGCGTTTACGGACCAGAGCATTCTCGCATGTCGCCGATCTAGCGCATCGATCCTCCTACGAGGCAATGGAACag GTTTGCAATGAAGATATACCGAGGCAAGAAAGAGCAGCTGAAAGCTACATAAAACAAACGGTGCACTTAGATTCTCAGATAATGTCGACTTGGACTAAATGGGATGACAGTCGCAAGAGACTACATGTAGTATGCAATCAAGCTGTATCTGACTTCACTGAATTAGCTGATTTTGTGGAAAACATACATTTAAAGAGTGAACTTAGACATATAAAGGCTAGAGATAACCTCAGATACAAATTATTGTCCATTGAAAATGAAGAAATCAATGCCTTCACTGAATATATGAGCGAAATGCCAAGCATGCTTAAGAAATTATATCTAACATTAAAAGGCTATGACAAAGCACCCCCAGCTTTGACTGCTGAATATatagaaataatgaaaaaagcgAAATTAGCTAAGGCCATCACATGGTCTGACAAAGACAGTGAAATCGATTCTAATTTCAAATTCATATCGAGCCTAGATATACAGAAGCCAACAACCGCCATAGACTACGACAAGAAGGATGAAGGCAACATGACCATAGACATAATGACAGACAGTGATGATTTGACCGACATTGAAAACAGAGAGCCGATTAAAGTTCTTAAACGTAAAGGGACGCCAATTAAACTGCCAAATAATGAAACCATATTAATTAATGACTCCTTTGAAAGTTTGGATGCGACCAGAAATCTTAACTCAGCCAAGAAAATCAAAAGGGAGAAAGAATTTGACATTGCTCCTGATATTGAAAACTACAACGTAGTAGATCCTAACGATTTGAATTCTACCTTTGTGTTGGCGGGTAAAATGGACGCATTGAGGAAACCAATCAAGACCGAATCAAAAGTGGAAGTACAACCAGTCAAGAGAGGACTCGTGGATAGGACTAATACTATACAAAGGACAATTAACTTCGGTGATAAGG CTAAGCTAGTGAAACCCGTAGTGGGTAAAGCGATACCGTTCCGGCGGCCCGGCCCGCAGCCCGGCGCGCCGCGGGGGCCCGGCTTCGGGTCCAGCCTGTCCCGCGACGGAACTCCGCTGCAGAGGAACGTGCAAg ACGCGTCTCGTACAAAGACGAATGTCACTCAAAAGTCAGTTGGTTTCAAAGCCGTCCGCGCGAGGGAGCGCGTGCAGAACCACCCCTACTCCAGGCCGCCCGCCCTCGCCGCCAGGAAGTGA